One part of the Nymphalis io chromosome 22, ilAglIoxx1.1, whole genome shotgun sequence genome encodes these proteins:
- the LOC126777371 gene encoding ceramide glucosyltransferase, whose product MMPMVYTVYGFAIFFMIAWICLWLIHIMALSYSKWKLHRTVDRSPPEQPYLGVSILKPLTGVDPNLFSNLETFFTLDYPTYELLFCVENEHDPAVMLVNSLMQKFPQVDARLFVGGLCVGVNPKINNMQPAYLAAKYPLILVSDSGIRMREDTLLDMVQHMKEDVAIVHQMPFVCDADGFAAVYEKVYFGTAQARLYLGADFLGINCHVGMSSLVRRCALEEAGGLAAFGEYLAEDYFMAKAVVSRGWRMRVASLPAQQNSGAKSVGALQARLKRWARLRIAMVPTTALLEPLSECLPLGAGAAWAAGELFGAEPLPFFLVHVLVWFLSDWLMLRSVQNGSPPITKVEFLLGWVWSECCAPFVLAAALLNPEISWRTRSYRLDWGGRAHELKPKLKF is encoded by the coding sequence ATGATGCCTATGGTGTACACAGTGTATggttttgctatattttttatgattgcgTGGATTTGTTTGTGGTTAATTCATATAATGGCTCTGTCATATTCTAAGTGGAAATTGCATCGGACTGTGGACCGGTCGCCACCGGAACAACCATATCTCGGAGTTTCTATCCTGAAGCCTCTCACCGGAGTCGACCCTAACTTGTTTTCGAACCTGGAAACGTTTTTTACATTAGACTACCCGACCTACGAGTTGCTCTTTTGTGTGGAAAACGAGCACGATCCAGCTGTGATGCTCGTAAATAGTTTAATGCAGAAGTTTCCTCAAGTGGATGCTAGATTATTCGTAGGCGGATTGTGTGTTGGTGTGAAccctaaaattaataatatgcagCCAGCGTACTTGGCGGCAAAGTATCCGTTAATATTAGTCAGTGATTCCGGTATTCGCATGCGAGAGGACACATTACTTGACATGGTCCAGCATATGAAGGAAGATGTTGCGATTGTGCATCAAATGCCGTTTGTTTGTGATGCCGATGGTTTCGCGGCTGTGTACGAGAAGGTCTACTTTGGCACGGCGCAGGCGCGTTTGTATCTCGGTGCCGACTTTCTTGGTATCAATTGTCACGTTGGTATGTCGTCGCTGGTACGACGATGCGCACTGGAGGAAGCCGGTGGTCTAGCAGCATTCGGTGAATATTTGGCTGAAGATTATTTTATGGCCAAGGCTGTTGTATCTCGAGGGTGGCGTATGCGTGTAGCATCGTTGCCGGCACAACAAAATAGTGGCGCGAAATCGGTGGGTGCGCTTCAAGCGCGTCTAAAGCGGTGGGCACGGCTACGTATAGCGATGGTGCCGACAACAGCTCTGCTGGAACCGCTGAGTGAGTGTCTGCCCCTCGGCGCTGGCGCCGCTTGGGCAGCAGGAGAGCTTTTCGGCGCGGAGCCTTTACCGTTCTTCTTAGTGCATGTGCTAGTGTGGTTCTTATCGGACTGGTTAATGTTGCGTTCAGTGCAAAACGGCTCGCCTCCTATTACGAAAGTTGAGTTTCTGCTCGGGTGGGTGTGGAGCGAGTGCTGCGCGCCATTTGTGCTGGCTGCGGCACTGCTTAACCCAGAAATATCGTGGCGGACTCGCAGTTATCGGCTGGACTGGGGTGGCCGCGCCCATGAGCTCAAACCAAAACTTAAATTTTGA
- the LOC126777339 gene encoding protein PF3D7_1417600-like, with the protein MDVSKLLKNVNNLNDYISATQDLITKFSNSKIQFNMSTVLALNKIRSIEIEYFNKCDENGVALKILELMLQTPPSKTWGLLGKELISLMRYWLDALRKHLIVHNNHWWNFLSVLLKFIQEICLKNRALNDILVQETAECLLDIATRNQPNIVQRYKIIQCLNKFCAESSREVRFALRIKLEFYFIKLSRIMVSCGDLRTQYGIIETLLRWLIPRQDLAVRRDASAKWFPSSLYGSKAVDIFLRRQWQNFLRDARDFLNALNEASDDVTSVLCRKFSVGNIHLISGTDKKDYWLDLNTGSKCISVMLEPKLLEVLGSSFSLCETLVINEDNTNAIQMHGGSEILITLTVMDPQSMHPSNVLEGCDVTIAISSRSDLGRVDRVLRNIFDNKYQLLIDIKKSRQLSPIGKHEGSRGDKSEDEGRFSHPVDFQRRKHSGYIIRPRNPVSWQSPSTASTSSLAMLREKLTAFPGYRFDKEPVSVCALPQLSSVTEVSETDERYGSNASQSTLKIRPYGVCHKKYRSCTDRTSHSDTESVKKKEDKTPCISPVINDDDNSISCLLVATIGSASDSVINDTLERLPKDKNVHTDSIVDMLAQEALNSSRKIDEIKFDSGVITSEKKSQDNDCLIENTPFTNITDKVKKSNINKKSNRVNNSTTTDESNTEVIEDTQHFADIRNKDVINDCAVKQTYDIQAVEEFFSQHCIENRKGDLVISPTLAKKINETSSDTSESFDFCPIMNEEADFNEAEIIECINEIVDTVCQDFEKCSQYLYDDASNKKALNKNVKCEDKNQEILKDNRKPVKEIKLMFKNTKKQVKTRARKKNKLNTTVVKRMSPIIERDSVIERTDTGNNPDIPSKQSDDFETPLIKRKRKLYSPKDDHVLNERTGAHISETEEDNTILSGVKRNEKTPKSLATSYKDIENLRRTSIRKLRDRKSKSVPTLSPRTKNMNDMFDNLKKTIEGEEKVVFANKKTRNKHYAVYNFTSDSDDEDFKIKKNTKNLSQATNKSSLEPRDRRKRSNTKVNYSELNNDSTDEQSNKNMKRKNVRQRIKKNERKPRILKPKNDMIDERMRKAAPEMLNTSLIIEQQEVESNEPQPSHVAPQMELIADENIDENKITNKKRSKRNKTDLSLKKVKTRQSKIVTDITSDRDKTESPLPGLIIETEQGIKDADESISVQMLEKFKDTCRDTIPDMSELNNTQNLLSDLDHNNNSPKLNITYEFNNVNEKQYNLTPVKKIKTEKAGKDRTKINKSKNNSRRLFKPDSINNKSESNIDIINISDRLDLTSDRTIATIGKSPITGHGDFDEMPPSTKYLKQSVQPRGLETQDLNQSMKEYFNKLTNELNEAYNNCSNNSSKSIEDEKVVEKSTTVTANIVFEKSPTVSIQRLSAKEISKWLPPRYNSVFGSHQSSDSGSSIRQTRSCARKSIESNSDRKENTKEVYKSIISPVKLFGESQKSNRIGIESHKSVSSQGDDYVNRIKSLMTKKKEVPKPIISQPKAPKYQLRKYKNVDENNSFSSSKVSTSTDLKDQRSVKRKSSPVFELKKMRKIDVSVDSVPESGPSCSSVRDWLRRNEREQLINTEESMDLSLKDNLENIIEKLDTTLVEIHHKTSKKFVSMFVETQKHLNELKERRHAMFKETAMEVMSEVVKVMDTKFADFDRRSQELDEQFISNIKEKAQHLIHEDCKQKRVMVTLLKEDIQSVIQHIKRSN; encoded by the exons atggATGTTagcaaattgttaaaaaatgtaaacaatctAAACGATTATATATCAGCAACACAAgatttaataactaaattttcAAACTCAAAAATTCAATTCAACATGTCGACTGTCCTTGCATTGAATAAAATTAGATCAATTGAAATTGAA TATTTTAATAAGTGTGATGAAAATGGTGTGGCTTTAAAGATATTAGAACTTATGTTACAAACACCGCCGTCAAAAACATGGGGTCTGCTTGGAAAAGAACTAATATCATTGATGCGATATTGGCTGGATGCTCTTCGAAAGCATCTGATAGTGCACAATAACCATTGGTGGAATTTCTTGAgcgttttattaaagtttatacaG gaaatatgtttaaaaaatcgCGCTTTAAATGATATTCTAGTTCAAGAAACAGCAGAATGTTTATTAGATATTGCAACTAGAAATCAACCAAATATAGTCCAGAGATACAAAATAATTCAGTGTTTGAACAAATTCTGCGCAGAATCTAGTAGGGAAGTCAGATTTGCACTGAGAATAAAATTggaattttattt CATAAAACTGTCAAGAATAATGGTATCATGCGGTGATTTGAGAACCCAGTATGGCATAATTGAAACATTATTACGATGGCTTATACCCCGACAAGATTTGGCAGTGCGAAGGGATGCATCTGCTAAATGGTTTCCTAGTAGCTTATATGGGAGTAAAGCTGTTGACATATTCTTAAGGCGACAATGGCAGAATTTCCTTAgg GATGCAAGGGATTTCTTGAATGCACTCAACGAAGCTAGCGATGATGTTACTTCAGTGCTTTGCAGAAAATTTTCTGTtggaaatatacatttaatttct GGCACAGATAAAAAAGACTATTGGCTTGATCTGAATACCGGTAGCAAATGTATATCCGTGATGTTGGAGCCTAAACTTTTAGAAGTTTTAGGCAGTTCATTTTCTCTATGCGAAACTTTGGTTATAAACGAGGATAATACGAATGCCATACAAATGCACGG TGGTTCGGAAATTCTCATAACGCTGACAGTGATGGACCCTCAAAGTATGCATCCGTCGAATGTTCTCGAAGGTTGTGACGTCACGATCGCCATAAGCAGCCGAAGCGACTTGGGTAGAGTCGATAGAGTTTTGAGAAACATCTTCGATAATAAATACCAG ttactaatagatataaaaaaatctagacAATTATCACCAATAGGCAAACATGAAGGATCACGAGGAGATAAATCC GAAGACGAAGGGAGGTTCTCTCATCCTGTAGATTTTCAGCGCAGGAAACATTCAG gttaTATAATCAGGCCTAGGAACCCAGTCTCATGGCAGTCACCCTCAACCGCGTCGACTTCTTCACTGGCTATg CTACGCGAGAAACTAACAGCTTTCCCAGGGTACAGATTCGATAAAGAGCCAGTGAGTGTATGTGCATTGCCACAGTTGTCCAGTGTCACAGAAGTGAGCGAAACGGACGAGCGTTACGGGTCCAATGCGTCTCAAAGTACACTGAAAATTCGACCTTACGGCGTTTGTCATAAGAAATACAGAAGTTGCACGGACAGGACGTCTCACAGTGATACAGAAAGTGTGAAAAAGAAAGAAGATAAAACTCCATGCATATCCCCTGtaattaatgatgatgataactCTATCAGCTGTCTTCTCGTCGCTACGATCGGATCCGCTAGTGATTCTGTTATAAACGACACGTTAGAACGTTTACCGAAGGATAAAAATGTACACACAGATAGCATAGTCGATATGCTAGCACAGGAAGCTTTGAATTCCTCGCGCAAAAtcgatgaaattaaatttgacaGCGGCGTCATAACAAGTGAAAAAAAATCACAGGACAACGATTGCTTGATAGAAAATACACCGTTCACAAATATTAcagataaagttaaaaaatctaacataaataaaaagtctAATAGAGTTAATAATTCTACGACAACCGATGAATCAAATACTGAAGTTATTGAAGACACCCAACATTTTGCTGACATTAGAAATAAAGATGTAATCAACGATTGTGCAGTTAAGCAAACTTACGATATTCAAGCGGTAGAAGAGTTTTTCTCGCAGCATTGTATTGAAAACAGGAAGGGCGATTTAGTTATAAGTCCGACGTTAGCTAAGAAAATAAATGAGACCAGTTCGGATACAAGTGAATCGTTCGACTTCTGCCCTATAATGAATGAAGAAGCAGACTTCAATGAGGCAGAAATAATTGAATGTATCAATGAAATTGTTGACACTGTATGTCAAGATTTTGAAAAATGTTCCCAATATTTATATGACGATGCAAGTAATAAAAAGgcgttaaataaaaatgttaaatgtgaagataaaaatcaagaaatattaaaagataatcgGAAACcagttaaagaaataaaactaatgttcaaaaatacaaagaaacaaGTAAAAACGCGTGccagaaagaaaaataaattaaatacaacggTAGTGAAGAGGATGTCCCCGATAATAGAAAGAGATAGCGTTATAGAACGAACAGATACCGGAAATAATCCTGATATCCCTTCAAAACAATCGGATGATTTCGAAACTCCATTAATAAAAAGGAAAAGGAAGTTATATTCGCCCAAAGATGATCATGTGCTGAATGAAAGAACAGGTGCTCATATATCTGAAACTGAAGAAGATAACACCATTTTGTCGGGTGTTAAAAGAAATGAGAAAACACCAAAGTCATTGGCAACATCCTACAAAGATATAGAAAATTTACGTCGCACGTCGATAAGGAAATTACGTGATCGAAAATCTAAGAGTGTTCCAACGCTGTCGCCCCGCACTAAAAACATGAACGATATGTTtgataatcttaaaaaaacaatagaaggTGAAGAAAAAGTTGTTTTcgctaataaaaaaacaagaaacaaaCATTACGCAGTGTATAATTTTACAAGCGATAGTGATGatgaagattttaaaattaaaaagaataccAAAAATCTTTCTCAAGCAACAAATAAAAGTAGCTTAGAACCAAGAGATCGACGTAAACGAAGCAATACTAAGGTTAATTATTCAGAACTGAACAACGATTCCACGGATgaacaaagtaataaaaatatgaaacgtAAAAACGTTCGACAGAGGATAAAGAAAAATGAACGAAAACCGAGAATATTGAAACCGAAGAACGATATGATCGATGAACGAATGAGAAAGGCGGCACCAGAAATGTTAAATACGTCTTTAATAATTGAACAACAGGAAGTTGAATCCAATGAACCACAACCGTCTCATGTCGCGCCACAAATGGAATTAATAGCCGATGAAAATATAgatgaaaacaaaattacaaataagaagAGATCGAAACgaaataaaacagatttatCTTTAAAGAAAGTAAAAACTAGACAAAGTAAAATAGTAACAGACATTACAAGTGATAGGGATAAAACAGAAAGCCCTCTACCAGGTCTTATTATTGAAACGGAACAGGGAATCAAAGACGCAGATGAATCCATCTCGGTACAAATGCTTGAGAAATTTAAAGATACATGCCGCGATACTATACCTGATATGTCCGAGTTAAACAATACCCAGAATTTATTGTCAGATTTAGACCATAATAACAATAgccctaaattaaatataacatacgaATTCAATAATGTCAACGAAaagcaatataatttaacacctgtaaaaaaaattaaaactgaaaaGGCAGGAAAAGATagaaccaaaataaataaaagcaaaaataattcGAGGAGACTTTTTAAACCAGATTCCATTAACAACAAATCTGAAtctaatattgatataattaatatatcagaTCGCCTCGATTTGACATCCGATAGAACAATAGCAACGATAGGAAAGTCTCCTATAACGGGTCATGGTGACTTTGATGAAATGCCACCGAGTACAAAGTATCTAAAACAATCCGTACAACCAAGAGGCTTAGAAACGCAGGATCTAAATCAATCTatgaaagaatattttaataaactaacaAATGAACTTAACGAAGCATACAATAATTGTTCCAATAATTCTAGCAAATCAATAGAAGACGAGAAAGTTGTTGAAAAATCCACAACTGTAACTGCAAATATTGTATTTGAGAAATCTCCTACTGTATCTATACAGAGACTGTCCGCAAAAGAAATAAGCAAATGGTTACCGCCACGCTACAATTCTGTTTTTGGATCCCATCAGAGTTCGGACAGCGGATCATCTATACGACAAACTAGGAGTTGCGCGAGGAAAAGTATTGAATCGAATTCGGACCGAAAAGAAAATACTAAGGAAGTATATAAATCGATAATATCTCCGGTTAAACTGTTCGGGGAATCGCAAAAATCGAATCGAATCGGAATCGAATCGCACAAATCGGTTTCGTCTCAGGGCGACGATTACGTTAACcgtataaaaagtttaatgacCAAGAAGAAGGAAGTACCAAAACCTATTATATCTCAACCAAAAGCACCGAAATACCAATTACGCAAATACAAAAACGTCGatgaaaataattcttttagTAGTTCTAAAGTAAGCACTTCGACTGATTTAAAAGATCAGAGGTCTGTTAAGAGGAAATCGTCTCCGGTATTCGAGCTTAAGAAAATGAGAAAGATTGATGTTAGTGTGGATAGTGTTCCCGAGAGTGGTCCAAGCTGTTCAAGTGTGCGAGACTGGCTTAGAAGGAATGAACGTGAGCAACTTATAAACACAG agGAAAGTATGGATTTATCGCTAAAAGATAATTTGGAAAACATAATCGAGAAGTTGGACACGACGTTGGTTGAAATTCATCACAAAACAAGTAAAAA ATTTGTAAGTATGTTCGTGGAGACGCAGAAACATCTAAATGAGTTGAAGGAGAGACGACACGCAATGTTCAAAGAGACCGCTATGGAGGTTATGTCGGAGGTAGTGAAAGTAATGGACACGAAATTCGCTGATTTTGACAGAAG ATCTCAGGAACTCGATGAGCAGTTTATATCTAATATCAAAGAAAAGGCGCAACATCTCATCCACGAGGACTGCAAACAGAAACGGGTCATGGTAACACTGCTTAAGGAAGATATACAATCCGTCATACAACACATAAAGAGATCGAATTAA
- the LOC126777381 gene encoding nuclear transcription factor Y subunit gamma-like isoform X2, whose protein sequence is MSVCFFVPTDQAGSSAASEEQETDCGEETVLDNIHNTLQAFWTKVNDDMKKINADDFKTQVLPLARIKKIMKLDEEVKMISAEAPVLFAKAAEIFIHELTLRAWSHTEDNKRRTLQRNDIATAITKSDQFDFLIDIVPRHEVKPSKPREEPPRATTSSEQQSSSAAANTSSSQPVTLVQQVVTSSGEVQPLPIQLTQAQLNMIRLQIQNNPNQPIVIQAQPQPQQSPQIIQVSSQAPHQPHQIFLAQVAPEDS, encoded by the exons ATGTCCGTGTGCTTCTTTGTGCCCAC AGATCAAGCTGGCTCATCAGCTGCTTCAGAGGAGCAAGAGACTGACTGCGGCGAAGAGACAGTCCTCGACAACATACATAACACACTACAGGCTTTCTGGACAAAAGTTAACGATGATATGAAAAAGATTAATGCG GATGACTTTAAAACCCAAGTGTTACCATTGGCGAGGATCAAGAAGATCATGAAGCTAGATGAAGAGGTAAAGATGATATCAGCAGAAGCACCGGTTCTATTTGCGAAGGCAGCAGAGATTTTCATCCACGAACTGACTCTACGAGCTTGGTCACATACTGAAGACAATAAGAGACGTACATTACAG cGAAACGATATAGCAACCGCGATAACAAAATCTGACCAATTCGACTTCCTCATAGACATAGTGCCCAGACATGAAGTGAAGCCGAGCAAGCCAAGGGAAGAGCCCCCCCGAGCTACGACTTCCTCTGAACAA cAATCGTCAAGTGCAGCGGCGAACACCTCCTCCAGCCAGCCCGTCACACTTGTCCAACAAGTGGTCACTTCGTCCGGTGAGGTGCAACCTTTACcg atACAATTAACCCAGGCTCAGTTGAATATGATCCGGCTACAGATACAAAATAACCCGAACCAACCCATCGTCATACAAGCGCAGCCGCAACCGCAGCAGTCGCCACAGATTATACAA gtgTCTTCGCAAGCTCCCCATCAACCACACCAAATATTCCTCGCCCAAGTCGCACCTGAAGATTCCTAG
- the LOC126777381 gene encoding nuclear transcription factor Y subunit gamma-like isoform X1, giving the protein MSVCFFVPTDQAGSSAASEEQETDCGEETVLDNIHNTLQAFWTKVNDDMKKINADDFKTQVLPLARIKKIMKLDEEVKMISAEAPVLFAKAAEIFIHELTLRAWSHTEDNKRRTLQRNDIATAITKSDQFDFLIDIVPRHEVKPSKPREEPPRATTSSEQLAQQHQATMTNHSQFVIQPCAQIVQQSSSAAANTSSSQPVTLVQQVVTSSGEVQPLPIQLTQAQLNMIRLQIQNNPNQPIVIQAQPQPQQSPQIIQVSSQAPHQPHQIFLAQVAPEDS; this is encoded by the exons ATGTCCGTGTGCTTCTTTGTGCCCAC AGATCAAGCTGGCTCATCAGCTGCTTCAGAGGAGCAAGAGACTGACTGCGGCGAAGAGACAGTCCTCGACAACATACATAACACACTACAGGCTTTCTGGACAAAAGTTAACGATGATATGAAAAAGATTAATGCG GATGACTTTAAAACCCAAGTGTTACCATTGGCGAGGATCAAGAAGATCATGAAGCTAGATGAAGAGGTAAAGATGATATCAGCAGAAGCACCGGTTCTATTTGCGAAGGCAGCAGAGATTTTCATCCACGAACTGACTCTACGAGCTTGGTCACATACTGAAGACAATAAGAGACGTACATTACAG cGAAACGATATAGCAACCGCGATAACAAAATCTGACCAATTCGACTTCCTCATAGACATAGTGCCCAGACATGAAGTGAAGCCGAGCAAGCCAAGGGAAGAGCCCCCCCGAGCTACGACTTCCTCTGAACAA CTGGCGCAGCAGCATCAGGCGACGATGACCAACCACTCCCAGTTCGTCATTCAACCTTGCGCGCAAATCGTtcag cAATCGTCAAGTGCAGCGGCGAACACCTCCTCCAGCCAGCCCGTCACACTTGTCCAACAAGTGGTCACTTCGTCCGGTGAGGTGCAACCTTTACcg atACAATTAACCCAGGCTCAGTTGAATATGATCCGGCTACAGATACAAAATAACCCGAACCAACCCATCGTCATACAAGCGCAGCCGCAACCGCAGCAGTCGCCACAGATTATACAA gtgTCTTCGCAAGCTCCCCATCAACCACACCAAATATTCCTCGCCCAAGTCGCACCTGAAGATTCCTAG
- the LOC126777381 gene encoding nuclear transcription factor Y subunit gamma-like isoform X3 yields MKKINADDFKTQVLPLARIKKIMKLDEEVKMISAEAPVLFAKAAEIFIHELTLRAWSHTEDNKRRTLQRNDIATAITKSDQFDFLIDIVPRHEVKPSKPREEPPRATTSSEQLAQQHQATMTNHSQFVIQPCAQIVQQSSSAAANTSSSQPVTLVQQVVTSSGEVQPLPIQLTQAQLNMIRLQIQNNPNQPIVIQAQPQPQQSPQIIQVSSQAPHQPHQIFLAQVAPEDS; encoded by the exons ATGAAAAAGATTAATGCG GATGACTTTAAAACCCAAGTGTTACCATTGGCGAGGATCAAGAAGATCATGAAGCTAGATGAAGAGGTAAAGATGATATCAGCAGAAGCACCGGTTCTATTTGCGAAGGCAGCAGAGATTTTCATCCACGAACTGACTCTACGAGCTTGGTCACATACTGAAGACAATAAGAGACGTACATTACAG cGAAACGATATAGCAACCGCGATAACAAAATCTGACCAATTCGACTTCCTCATAGACATAGTGCCCAGACATGAAGTGAAGCCGAGCAAGCCAAGGGAAGAGCCCCCCCGAGCTACGACTTCCTCTGAACAA CTGGCGCAGCAGCATCAGGCGACGATGACCAACCACTCCCAGTTCGTCATTCAACCTTGCGCGCAAATCGTtcag cAATCGTCAAGTGCAGCGGCGAACACCTCCTCCAGCCAGCCCGTCACACTTGTCCAACAAGTGGTCACTTCGTCCGGTGAGGTGCAACCTTTACcg atACAATTAACCCAGGCTCAGTTGAATATGATCCGGCTACAGATACAAAATAACCCGAACCAACCCATCGTCATACAAGCGCAGCCGCAACCGCAGCAGTCGCCACAGATTATACAA gtgTCTTCGCAAGCTCCCCATCAACCACACCAAATATTCCTCGCCCAAGTCGCACCTGAAGATTCCTAG